A genome region from Carcharodon carcharias isolate sCarCar2 chromosome 17, sCarCar2.pri, whole genome shotgun sequence includes the following:
- the LOC121289725 gene encoding U6 snRNA-associated Sm-like protein LSm1 isoform X2, producing the protein MAKCLEKHLVVLRDGRTLIGYLRSVDQFANLVLHRTVERIHVGRKYGDIPRGIFVVRGENVVLLGEIDLERETDTPLQKVSIEEILEAQRVQQHEKQEAEKAKSEALKERGLSIPRTDTLDEY; encoded by the exons AAAAACATTTAGTAGTACTTCGGGATGGAAGAACATTAATAGGATATTTGAGGAGTGTAGATCAATTTG CTAATTTAGTTCTTCATCGGACAGTGGAACGAATCCATGTAGGAAGGAAATACGGTGACATTCCCAGAGGAATTTTTGTTGTCCGAGGAGAAAACGTGGTGCTTCTGGGGGAAATA GATCTGGAAAGGGAGACTGATACTCCCTTACAGAAAGTGTCTATTGAGGAGATTCTGGAAGCTCAACGAGTTCAGCAGCATGAAAAACAAGAAGCAGAAAAGGCAAAAAGTGAAGCTTTGAAAGAACGAGGATTATCTATCCCCCGGACAGATACCCTTGATGAATACTGA